One window from the genome of Microbulbifer sp. ALW1 encodes:
- the lptC gene encoding LPS export ABC transporter periplasmic protein LptC, whose translation MRTWLPLVIVVALVSLGLWFAESPPKQLLGKRPTQQDHNKAADLIIRDARTRHFNVEGTLAYEVDAERITFFQFARRDRADLTEPRMMFYQGESSKWRTESRSGVAYDNGQKVVLEGDVSIKELPQPGITLRTPKIVIKPREEFAETDKVVTITDGPNRTTGKGLRADLKQDTVEILSDVESSYETR comes from the coding sequence ATGCGCACCTGGTTACCACTGGTCATAGTGGTCGCACTTGTTTCCCTGGGGCTCTGGTTTGCAGAGAGCCCGCCCAAGCAGCTGCTCGGCAAACGGCCGACGCAGCAGGACCACAACAAAGCGGCCGACCTGATCATCCGCGACGCCCGCACCCGCCACTTCAATGTCGAGGGGACCCTGGCTTACGAAGTGGACGCCGAGCGCATCACCTTTTTCCAGTTTGCGCGCCGGGACAGAGCCGACCTTACGGAGCCAAGGATGATGTTTTATCAGGGGGAAAGCTCCAAGTGGCGTACTGAGTCTCGCTCCGGTGTCGCCTATGACAACGGGCAGAAAGTAGTGCTGGAAGGCGACGTTTCCATCAAGGAACTGCCACAGCCCGGCATCACCCTACGCACCCCCAAGATCGTGATAAAGCCGCGAGAAGAATTCGCCGAGACGGACAAAGTTGTTACCATTACCGACGGCCCTAATCGCACTACCGGCAAAGGCCTGCGTGCCGATCTCAAACAAGACACGGTAGAAATTCTGTCTGATGTGGAAAGCAGCTATGAAACCCGTTGA
- a CDS encoding KpsF/GutQ family sugar-phosphate isomerase, producing the protein MGKDRIIQAGRRTIAMETAAVAALEARIGEDFHKACELMLACRGRVIVSGMGKSGHIGRKIAATLASTGTPSFFVHPGEASHGDLGMITRQDLVVAISNSGTSAEVLTLLPLLKRLGIPMISMTGKPDSPLAQSADVNLDIAVETEACPLNLAPTSSTTVTLVMGDALAVALLEARGFTAEDFAFSHPGGALGRQLLLKVEDVMHAGDELPQVAPETHLSQALLEMTSKGFGMTTVVDGKGQLLGVFTDGDLRRVIDQKFELNSATMEQVMSRRPKTVSAQTLAAEALRIMEDNKITALVVEDPEHHPIGLLHMHDILRAGVI; encoded by the coding sequence ATGGGAAAAGATCGGATCATTCAGGCCGGACGCCGCACCATAGCAATGGAAACTGCCGCAGTAGCGGCACTGGAAGCGCGTATCGGTGAAGACTTTCACAAGGCCTGCGAGCTGATGCTCGCCTGTCGCGGGCGTGTGATCGTCTCCGGCATGGGCAAATCCGGACACATCGGCCGTAAAATTGCCGCCACCCTCGCCAGCACAGGCACCCCCAGTTTCTTCGTGCACCCCGGCGAGGCCAGTCACGGCGACCTGGGCATGATCACCCGACAGGATCTGGTCGTCGCCATATCGAATTCAGGTACATCGGCAGAAGTACTCACTTTGCTGCCGCTGTTGAAGCGCCTGGGAATCCCCATGATCAGCATGACCGGCAAGCCGGACTCCCCGCTCGCCCAGTCTGCGGATGTCAACCTCGATATCGCGGTAGAGACAGAGGCCTGCCCGCTGAACCTGGCGCCGACATCCTCTACCACCGTTACCCTCGTCATGGGGGATGCCCTGGCGGTTGCACTGCTGGAAGCCCGCGGCTTCACCGCCGAGGATTTCGCCTTTTCACACCCGGGCGGCGCCCTCGGCCGGCAATTACTGCTCAAGGTCGAAGATGTAATGCACGCGGGCGATGAACTGCCCCAGGTGGCACCGGAAACGCACCTTTCCCAGGCCCTGCTGGAAATGACCAGCAAAGGTTTTGGTATGACCACCGTGGTGGACGGCAAGGGTCAGCTGCTGGGCGTATTTACCGATGGCGACCTGCGCCGGGTAATCGACCAGAAATTTGAACTTAATAGCGCCACCATGGAACAGGTCATGAGCCGCCGCCCGAAGACGGTCAGCGCCCAGACCCTGGCCGCGGAAGCCCTGCGTATTATGGAAGACAACAAGATCACCGCGCTGGTGGTCGAAGACCCTGAGCACCACCCGATTGGGCTGCTGCATATGCACGATATACTGCGCGCCGGCGTTATCTGA
- a CDS encoding BolA family protein, producing MQPDQIKSLIEGQIPDSQVEVAFEGSHLQLTVISEAFAGLSRLKKQQLVYGALADKIADGSLHAVQMKTLTPEEAGQ from the coding sequence ATGCAACCAGATCAAATCAAGTCCCTGATTGAAGGGCAAATTCCCGATAGCCAGGTTGAGGTCGCCTTTGAAGGTAGTCACCTGCAGCTGACCGTGATCAGTGAAGCTTTCGCTGGCCTCAGTCGCTTGAAAAAGCAGCAGTTGGTCTATGGCGCACTGGCCGACAAGATTGCCGATGGCTCACTGCACGCCGTGCAGATGAAAACCCTGACACCAGAAGAGGCCGGTCAGTGA
- a CDS encoding HAD family hydrolase, which yields MHHKLSRVRHLILDVDGVLTDGRLYFDNHGNELKTFHTLDGHGIKMLQQSGVAVAIITGRRSSLVEKRAHDLGITRLIQGREDKFRAFQELFANEAFDLEQIAYVGDDYPDLQLMTRVGCPIAVPNAAQPVLDRALFVTQRSGGAGAVREVCDRIMQAQGTFDAALAPYLAN from the coding sequence ATTCACCACAAGCTTTCCCGGGTACGCCACCTGATTCTCGATGTGGATGGCGTACTCACCGATGGCCGCCTGTATTTCGACAACCACGGCAACGAACTGAAAACCTTCCACACCCTGGATGGCCACGGTATCAAGATGCTGCAGCAATCCGGTGTCGCCGTCGCCATCATTACCGGGCGCCGCAGTTCCCTGGTGGAAAAGCGCGCTCACGACTTGGGAATTACCCGGCTGATTCAAGGGCGCGAAGACAAGTTCAGAGCCTTTCAGGAGCTGTTTGCCAACGAGGCTTTCGACCTGGAACAGATCGCTTACGTAGGCGACGACTACCCTGACCTGCAGCTGATGACGCGGGTCGGCTGCCCCATCGCCGTCCCCAACGCCGCGCAGCCAGTACTGGACAGGGCCCTGTTTGTCACCCAGCGCAGCGGTGGTGCGGGCGCCGTAAGGGAAGTCTGTGACCGCATCATGCAGGCTCAGGGCACTTTCGACGCCGCCCTGGCACCCTACCTGGCCAATTGA
- a CDS encoding phospholipid-binding protein MlaC, with protein sequence MSALTMTIQDRMACKAKVLFSAILLCCLAPFAAAAENPYTTIERVSGELLGVIRAEGQHVNSSPQRYYAAIDRVLAPVVDFDFIARGVMGSYAKQATPAQRAKFASTFRRDLVATFARGVATFGTMDVKVVNPGTAPSSNRVNVLQEVRSQEGLTKVSYTLVRNRSGQWKLINVILNGVNLGKTFRGQFSQAMQANGGDIDKVIANWSAADNVADDAR encoded by the coding sequence GTGAGTGCACTCACTATGACCATCCAAGATAGAATGGCGTGCAAGGCCAAAGTGCTGTTTTCCGCCATTCTGCTGTGCTGCTTGGCACCTTTTGCTGCCGCAGCTGAAAATCCATATACAACGATTGAGCGTGTCTCAGGCGAATTGCTCGGCGTCATTCGCGCAGAGGGGCAACATGTCAACTCCAGTCCGCAGCGCTATTACGCGGCCATCGACCGAGTACTTGCCCCGGTGGTGGACTTTGATTTCATCGCTCGCGGTGTCATGGGCAGCTATGCCAAACAGGCAACGCCTGCGCAAAGAGCGAAGTTTGCCAGCACTTTCCGCCGTGACCTTGTTGCCACTTTTGCCCGTGGTGTGGCGACCTTTGGCACTATGGATGTAAAGGTTGTAAACCCGGGTACTGCGCCCAGCAGTAATCGTGTGAATGTGCTGCAGGAAGTCCGCAGCCAGGAAGGGTTGACCAAGGTCTCTTACACCCTGGTGCGCAATCGCAGTGGTCAGTGGAAGCTGATCAACGTCATCCTAAACGGGGTCAATCTCGGAAAGACGTTCCGTGGGCAGTTCTCCCAGGCGATGCAGGCCAATGGCGGTGACATCGATAAAGTGATTGCCAACTGGTCGGCGGCGGACAACGTCGCCGACGACGCGCGCTAA